The genomic segment GAAATTTCATTCTTTTTTTGTTCAGCCAGTATATCCAACAGATCATTAATTGGAATTTCTGTTGTACTCACTGAAGCCTTCTCGAATAGATTAACCAATTCAGATGGTACTTCAATAACATAAGAACCATTCATCAGAGCAGATCTCAAATCAATCCGTGTAGCCCCTACTTGAAGAGATGCCATAAATCGCTCTGATCCATTGCAATCTGCATCACAGATAAAGTAACAGTTTGATTCAATCAATGTCTCGATCCATTCACTGAGGTCTATTGATACATTTTGCTCTTCAGGAATTACGGAATAGATTGGGTTATTCTGAGAATCATTGTTAACATAAATGTATTTAATCGGATGTAATTCTTGTATCTTGTCACTCGAAGTCAGTTCGAATATGAAACCTTCTGCTGGACAATTGATTCCAGATGGTACGATAATCCTTTGTTTCTTCCATTCCCCATCTGCTTTATTTTCTAACTGACCAATTGGTATATAAGAACGTTCTCGGTCAAATACATTCACGAATAGAGGCTCAATGGTGATATCCTGATATTCAATGAATAAGCAAAACTCTTCATCTGTAAATTTCGGAATGATAAAAATCGCATGATTGGATCCATCTTCCTTTGGCCCAACTAATCGATAACTGTGTGTGTCCTCCGTTATGATGTTCGAAATATTTAAGCTATCGCCAACTACTATATATGGCTTGTAACCAAAATATACGGTATGAGATCTTTGAAAGAAAGGATTCGTAAAATCTAAGTTCCACTTATCATCACTAATAAGCTTCACATTTTTCAATCGAACGTCACTTTCAATTAATAATGTTTTGCTTGTTGATTCGGTTCTGGAACCAGAATCTTTTTCTAACAGAAAAAGCGCTTCGTTATGAAGAAACTCCTCTAAGCGTAACTGATCCATCACTTTATGTACGGAGTCTGCAATTGCATCGTAAAACTTAGGATTAGTGATCATCTTTTGATTGGAATCACTAAGCTTACCTTGTTTTACACCACACTGCGGACACACAGCATTATCCCAATTATTGGAGTAGTGATATAAGCTCTTTAGTTGTTTTGCATATGATGGAATATGACTCCATTCATCTCCGCCGAAACTCATTTGCTTTATGATAAATTTCGCTCCAAACCCATGCACAATCGTTTCTTTGTTAATAGAATGAATATGCAGATTCACATGAAATTGGCACAAGCAATTATTGCAGGTCATCATGCCAAATTCTAGCTTTTCTTGAAACGGAGTGACAATTAAAATATATCTTTTAGTAACCCTTTGTAATTCTTGAATACCTTTTTCGAAGACTTCGGTTGGCAAATGTTCAAGCACATCAGAAATTAATATGAGATCAAATTCCCCATCCTTGAATGGCAGCTTATCTATTGACCCTACTATTTTTTCTGTTTGCACATATTTAAGTGCTTCTTCACTTATATCCACTGCGCAAACTCTGTCATATTTCTTTGCCAAACGATTTGTAACAATTCCGTTACCACAACCTATGTCCAAAACTGACTTCACACCATTTGGAATTTTTGACAAGATTAGCTCAGTGATCTCAACTTGGTGTTGAGTTGGATCTTGTTCCCAAATATCCGGGGAATTGTAATATTTCATAATGTTACTGTTTTCCATTAGATAGCCCCCTTCTCATTCCCTCCCCATCTGACAGGGTGATTAATTAATCCTAAAGACACATTAACCCCAAAAGGCTGCTCCACTTTAATTTCATACATCTTATCGTGAAGATCGTAAGCAGGCGGTTCAACATTATCTAACAAATTTAATTCTTTAAAGATTGCTACCGATACGAGATAAGTGCCTTTCCCTAAAAGTAAAGGATTAAAGAATACATTTACAAAACCTTCGCCAAATGCCTCTTTTACTTCATATCCATCTTTATTCGATAACACTTGCATAGCACAAGTTCCATCCAACAAGTAATAAGCAAGCACAAAAATTGGGTTTCTCACTTTTTCTTTCGCAAAATAATTGATTCTTACTTTTTTATACCCGAGGTTTTGGAAGACATGCGATACTTCATTATTATCATTTAAAAAATCTACAGAAGTAATAACCATTTCACCTGAACCATATATTCGACTATTACTTTCCCTCTCTTCGAGTAGTTCCTGATAATTTATCGTTTTAACTGTCTCATTATCCATACTTTCATCATGAATAACTTCTTTCAGATTAAATACACTTGATTTCCACTCGGAATCATCATTTGCCTCAAGATGACCAATCTCAACATAGTTTTCGCCATCAAAAAACTCAATTTTCACTTTCTCAGTCGATATATCCTGATAAACGATTTCTAGTTCATAGTTTCTCAATTCAGCTAAATTTTGTACTTTAAATACAAATAAAGCGTGCTGGTATTCTCCACCTACGTCTTCAAATGATCGATATCTTTTTCCATTTTGCTCAACAGGCGAAGACCAGTTAATTGTTTCTTTATCCACAATTAAAAACAAATCACTTCCATTATTTGTATCACCGGCGTCGCCAATCTGCAGACACTCAATAACCTTATCTTTACAATAAAACTTCACCTCTGATATGGGATGCTTTTCCAATGGAGCCCCATTCTCTGTGATGAAGTGAAAGTAAACAAGTGAATCTTCAATTCCCTCCTCTAAGGTTTTAAAATTATTATGTTTTAATCGTACATTTCTAGCCTTTAGTCTTCTCTCTTCCTGTTTCCGAATTGATGCTAGGTATTCTGCAGTAACATCTAAAATATTTCCTTCCATCACCACTTTTCCCTTATCAATCCATACAGCCTCGTTGCACATTTTTTGAACAGAAGATATGTCGTGTGATACAAAGAGAACCGTTGTACCACCCTCCGTTAATTTTTTCATTCGCTCAATCGATTTATTGATGAAGTATGCGTCCCCAGCCCCTAGTATTTCATCTACAATAAGGATCTCAGGAATGACAACAGTTGATGTAGCAAAAGCTAGCCGTGCATACATACCTGCTGAGTAAGTCTTAACAGGTTTATCAATAAACTCTTCTAGTTCTGAGAAATCCACGATTTCTTCAAATTTCTCTTTTGCTTCTTTACCGACGATACCAGAATACGACAATGAGGCGAAAATGTTCTCACGCCCAGAAAACTCTGGATGAAAGCCTGTACCCAGCTCCATTAGAGCAGAGACCTTCCCATTTATTTTTATGTCTCCATCAGTTGGTCTCAAACTACCGGCAATTATTTTGAGCAGAGTACTTTTGCCAGCACCATTCCTACCGACTAAAGCTATCTTACTGCCTTTTTTTATGTTAAGATTTATATCTTTTAACGCCCAAAATTCTTCGTATCTATTTTTTGTAAGAAAGCCAAATCCAAGGACGTCAAGTATACGATCTCTAGGATGCTTGTAAGATTTAAATAATTTGTTTACGTTATTAATTTGAACAGCGTATTTATCATACATAATCTGCAAACACCACTTTCAATCGGGTAAATACGTAATGTCCTAAAAAAAACACTCCTAAGGACAATGTTACAAAAATCACGGTTATATCCCAACTTGGTAAGGAGTTGTAGATTATAATCTCTCTATACAAACTAATCATATAGTACATCGGATTGAATTGCATGAAATACACCAGTTCACTGGTTAACATATCAGTTGTATAGGCAATTGGTGAAACCATCATAAGTAAGATCAAAATCACTGTTATGATCTGTGATAAGTCACGAAAGAAAACATTAATACTTGCCAGAATCCACACTAAACCCGTTGTAAATAATATTTGCAATACCAATACAAAAGGAAGAAGTAGAACATAGAATCCTAGTTGCCCGTTGAATCCTACTACAATTAGCAACATGATTAAACCAATCAACTGCGATACCATGCTAGCCAAAACTACTTTTACAGGTATCAGCTCAATGGGGAAGATCGTATTTTTGATCAATGAACTATTGCTTGTCACCGTATTAACCCCTAGTCCGATCGACTCAGAAAATCCAAACCACGGTATTAGACCTGAAAAAATAATCAAGACGTAGTCAAAAGTAGATATACCAGTTAGTTTGATTTTAAAAATGGTTATGTATACCAAAAAATATGCTGAAAGAAAGAGGAGTGGATTTAATAAAATCCACGTCCCTCCCATGATTGAACCTGCATATTTTTTCTTAATATCGTCTACCGTTATATTAAAGAGAATCTTTCTATAGCTGATTAGTTGAGAGAAAGGGTTATTCATAATTAACTCCTTTCAGAATGATTAAAAGCGCATAAGAGATTAACAATTTTATTGGAAGCAGTTCCGTCTCCATAAATTCCCTCTCTGACAGTCCTGTCCATCCCTGAATGTATATCATTAAAAGATGCGAGAATTTTTTCCTTAGACGGCCCAGCTAACACATTCATTCCTACTTCAATTGTTTCGACCCATTCTGTTTCATTACGTAATGTAATGCACGGTTTACCAACAAAGTACGCTTCTTTTTGAACCCCACCACTGTCTGTCAAAATGGTTTTAGCGTTTACTTCTAAAGTTACCATTTGTAAATACGATAGGGGATCTAAAAGTGATACTTTATCACTAACTTCAATACCATATTGGTGTAGATACTTTTTTGTTCGTGGATGTAATGCAACCAAAACCGGAATTTCATCTGCAATTTCATTAAAGGAACCAAAGATTTCACTCAGATGTTGAGGATTATCCGTATTTTCTGCACGATGCACAGTCGCCAAGGCATACTGTCCTGGCTTAACATTGAAACCATCCAACACGCCTGTATCGTTACCTACCTTATTCATGTAATAAAGCATGCAATCATACATAACATCCCCAACTGAATGTACTCGGTTCCTAATTCCTTCTTTTTCCAAATTATTGACAGAGTGGTTGGTTGGGCAAAACAGAATAGAAGACAAATGATCAGTCACTACTCGGTTGATTTCCTCTGGCATTGCTCGGTTATAACTTCTGAGTCCTGCCTCGACGTGGGCAATGGGAATATGTAGTTTTGATGCCGCTAAAGCCCCTGCTAATGTTGAGTTTGTATCACCGTATACCAAAACGCAGTCTGGCTTCTCCTTCAATAATACTGCCTCAATCGCAGTTAACATTTCCCCGGTTTGTTGACCATGATTAGAAGAGCCGATTCCTAAGTGATAATGAGGATGAGGAATGTCAAGTTCTTCAAAGAAGATATCGCTCATATTCCGATCATAGTGTTGACCAGTATGGACGATAACCTCATTAAACAAATGGTTACTCGTCCGATTAAATTCCCGGATGGCTCTGGAAACCGCTGCCGCTTTAATAAACTGTGGACGGGCACCAATTACTGTTATTATTTTCATAATTTACTCCGTTCTTACAGTCTGAAATATTTCCCTTTAACATTTGTTTTCTTTTTTATTCCGTCTCTTGTATCAAAAATAACACGGGCAGAGGAACAGATCAGGTCGTAATCGAATTGCGAATGATTGGTTGTCAATAAAACCAAGTCTGCTTTTTCTAAAGCCTCAGCAGTCAATGAGATTGTCTCTACCATTTTCCCATTAAACTTAAAGTTAGGAATGTGAGGATCAACTACCTGATACTCAGCACCTTCTTTATCGAGGATAGAGAGTATTTCAAGAACCGGAGATTCCCGGTAATCATCAATGTCATTCTTATAAGCTACACCTAATACGAGTATTTTTGAACCATTTAACGACTTTCTATCCTGATTTAGTATCTGCATCATTCTAGTAACTACAAAATCAGGCATACTGCTATTGATCTCACCTGCTAATTCTATTAAGCGAGTATGATAGTTAAATTCTCTTGCTTTCCATGTAAGGTAGAAGGGATCGATTGGGATGCAATGCCCTCCTAGACCTGGGCCAGGATAGAACGCCATGAAGCCATACGGTTTTGTCTTTGCCGCGTCAATCATTTCCCAAACATCTATACCCATCTTGTTGCAAAGAACCGCCATTTCATTTGCAAGTGCGATGTTAATATGGCGAAATGTATTTTCATATATTTTTTCCAATTCCGCGACTGCTGGACTTGATACTACATGTATTTCACCCTCGAGCACAGCTTGATACATAGTCGCAGCTACCCTTGTACAATCGGGAGTAACACCCCCAACGACTTTAGGGGTATTTTTTGTATTGAAATGCTTGTTCCCCGGATCTACCCGTTCTGGTGAATAGGCTAAAAAGAAATCAACTCCACATTTTAAACCGGATTCCTCCAAAATCGGCTTAACCAATTCCTCTGTTGTCCCAGGATATGTAGTACTTTCTAGTACCACGAGCATTCCAGGTTTTAGATGATTAGCGATTTCTCGTGCCGAAGAGCTCACATAGCTCGTGTCGGGCTGATGATACTTATCCAAAGGAGTAGGTACACAAATCGCTACAGCATCTACATCGTTGATAAATGAATAGTCAGCAGTAGCCCTCAATTTATTCGCTTTCACAGTAGACTGAAGATCCTCATTCAGTACGTCACCAATATAGTTAATCCCTTGGTTTACCATCTCTACTTTGTCAGATTGCACGTCAAATCCAATTACCTGAAATCCTGCTTTCGCTTTCTCTACTGCTAAAGGCAATCCAACATAACCTAATCCTACTACACCGATGACAGCAGTTCTTTCATCAAGTTTCCGAATCAATTTTTCGGCTAAAAGAGGTATTTCCTGTTCTAGCAAGTTACTCATGAAGTTGCTCCTCTCATCTCGAAAAATTCTCTCACAACAGAAATTACATACTGTTGCTCTTCCTCAGTCATTTCTGGATAAAGTGGCAAAGCCATAGTACCCTTCGCGGCTTTTTCAGACTCAATCAGGCTTTCTCTATCGTAGCCTAAATCTTTATATACTTCTTGCAAATGCAGTGGGACAGGATAGTAGACACCAGAAGATATACCTTTCTCTTGCAAGAAGGCCATTAGTTCGTCACGAAGGTCTGTTTGAATAATGTACAAATGATAAACTGCATAGCGGTTCTCTTTTTCAAAAGGAACCTGTATCGGCAAATCTTTCAGTGCCTCGTTATAAACAGCTGCTTTTTGTCTACGAGCTGCATTCCACTGATCAATATAAGCAAGCTTTACGTTCAGCATTGCAGCTTGCAAACTATCCAATCGACTGTTGTAACCAATCATGGAGTGATAGTATTTGGGATTGCTACCATGTGCGCGTAAAATTTTTATTTTTTTGGCCAGTTCTTCATCATTTGTTACGATCATACCGCCGTCTCCATATCCCCCCAAATTTTTCGTTGGAAAGAATGAAAAACAACCGGCGACACCCAATGAACCGATTTCTTGCTCCTTGTATTTTGAGCCAATTGCTTGACACGCATCTTCGACTACGTATAAATTATATTTTTTAGCCAATGCCAAAACTTCGTCCATATCAACAGGTTGTCCAAAAATATGTACGGGAATGATTGCCTTCGTATTTGGCGTTATTGCGGCCTCCAGCTTACTTACATCAAAATTATATGTTTTTGGATCAATATCAATAAATACCGGTTTAGCACCTAGTTGAGAAACCACTTCCGCAGATGCAAAGAAAGTGAATGGTGTAGTAATAACCTCGTCACCTGGCCCTATTCCAAGTGCATCAAGTACGAGAAGCAATGCATCTGTACCATTTGCAACTCCGATAGCGCATTTTACGTTACAGTAATCCGCCATCTTTTGCTCAAAGTCAGCAACATGCTTACCCATAATATAATTACCACTCGATAATACATCATCAACAGCTGCTTTTATCTCAGCTTCGATGCTTCTGTATTGCTTTACCAAATCAAGCAATGGTACCTTATGAGTGGTTGTATTCATATTGACGATTCTCCTCTTCTACTATTTCATTTAATTTAACTGGCTTTCCTAATTCTGCTGATTTATAGATTGCTAATACAAGCTTTAAAGCCTCTAGCCCATCTACTCCACTTACAACCGGATCCCGGTCACTCCGTATTGCATCAACCATGTCTCTAATGATTTCTTCCTGCCCAGGGGTACCGTATGGATCATGTTCAACCTCTTGAATGAGCGCTTCTGCATGTTGCTTTGGAAGAGACTCAAATTCCCAATGCTTGATCCAGTTAGCTGTAGTTCCAGATACAACAGCTGTTCCGCTCTCACCAAAAATACTGAGGGACTCTTCAAAGTTCTTTGGGAATATGGTAGCAGCAGCCTCGATGATCCCTAATGCCCCATTTTGGAATCGAACTGTTGCGGCTGCAACATCTTCAGCTTCAATATTTCTAAGACGTGTTGCAGAGTATCCTTGTACTTCTTCCACCGGCCCCATTAACCACAATAGTAAATCTAAATTATGTATAGCTTGGTTCATTAAAACTCCGCCGTCCATTTCCTTCGTTCCACGCCACGCTGCTTGATCGTAATAGGCTTGATTACGATTCCACCGTAACGTTGCATTAGCGTGACTTATCTTTCCAAATTGGCCAGTTGTCATTGCTTTCTTAAGAGCCATAATGGCAGGTCTAAATCGATTTGGATGCACGACAGATAGTTTTACGCCGTTGTCCTTACATGCTTGTACAATCGTCTCCGCATCCTGAATAGTCAATGCGATTGGTTTCTCTACGATCAGATGCTTTTTAGCATTAGCCGCTTGAATTGCCAATTTTGCATGCAGCCCACTTGGTACACAGATGCATACAACATCTATTTCTGGCTGATTATCCAGCATTTCACCTAAATCTTTGTACCCATTCACTTGATATTTTTCACAAGTCTCCTGCAATCTCTCAACCGACGTATCACAAACTGTGACAAGTTTCGCGTTTTCGACATTTTCGATCGCCTCAATGTGTTTCTTTGAAATGTGGCCGCAGCCTACTATGGCGAAATGTATCATGATTCTATCTCCATTCTATTCTTCTTGTATTACTATACCATGAATGAAACAAAAATATATTTGTAGAATAACATCATATCACAGCAAATATAAGTTTCATTATTATACAGAAGTCGACAATTACATAGTTTCCAATACGGTAAAAAAAGGATGTTGATATGATTTCAACATCCTTTTATCCTTACCTATCTATTCTATTAACATTGCCCGATAGTCATCCAAAAGCTGCTTATAATTCGGGGACTGTGCTTGTAATTTCTGAGTCAATTCTATTGCTACACTATTTTGCCCCAACTTCTCATATGCAATGATTATTAGAGCCTGCACTTCGAGTGTAATACTCGGATCAGTAACCAATTTAAGTTGTTCAAGACTATCTGCATAGTTCCCTAAAATAATATTCGCTTGCCCAAGATAAAAATACGTATAGGCATTCAAATCTAATGGCCTCTTGTCAGGGATTGCCTCTGCCTTGAAAGGTTCTATCCGACTTACGTAATCCTTGTATTTATCTGAAGCCTTCCTAGCAAGTACTGTCGCTTGATCTTTTTGATTTTGTTTTGCCAATTGAGATGCAACCTGAGCATTTACCTGAATGCTTGCATCGTAGAAGTGAACATTAAAATGATCTTGCTCCCAAGCCTTTTGGAAATATTGATCGGCTTTGACCCAATCATTCATGAAGAGATATACGTTGCCGATCTTGTATAAAACCTCTGATGCCTTGGGTTCGAGTTGCTCAATACGATTTAACGTTGCTTCTGCTTTAGATTTCCACTCGCTCTGCTGTGACTGTGTATACTTCGTCGCATACACTTTAGCCAGGTTCATCGCATATTCCGTATGATAAGGGTTGAGCTTAACTGCTTTCTCCAATATCGGTTGTGCAGCTTCTACATCTACTTCACTTGCTAACGCAGAAATATTGTTTTGCGCAAAGAGAATCCTTCCCGAATATACACCGACTATTCCTACACAAACAGCGATAAAAGCGATCAAGAACCGCGAGTATTGGAAGGCTGGTTTCATATCTTTTGACTGTAAAGGTACTGCAATTGCTATCAGCCAGAAAACAATAAACCATACCGTACCAAAAGAGAAATCAAAATCAATGAAAGCATGCATCAATATAATGGACAAGGATACTAGGGAGGCAACTGCAATAGTCGAATCGCTATTCTCCTCTTGTTCTTTCTTAATGCGAATGAGTATCTTCCCTACCAGAAAGCATATCACGCCAATGAAAACAATGAGCCCCAACCATCCTGTATTAAGCAAAATCTCCAAATAACCGTTATGAACCTCATTACTATAGTAAGGGAGCTCTTGATAAGCAGGATAAACAACTCTCCATCCTTCGCCACCAAAACCGAACACAGGCGCCTCCTTACTCACTGCAAAAGCATCCATATACATATTGGTTCTTCCCAATACACTAGAAGTACCCAAGTTAATATCAGTGATTCGCTGCTGCAATGACTCAGGCATAGCCTGGTATAGTAATCCCTGGTTTTTGAAATCCAGCAAAGTTAATAACCCTACTAATAAAATGAAACCCGGCAATACAAAGCGAATCAGAGGTTTCTTCGTTTCTTTCAGATAACTACTATTTTTAATGATCCTTTGTGTAAGCAGCACCAGTACCATTACGATAATACTTGCTACAACGAATGCGAGTAAAGCTGCATCATCTACATTTTCAGACCCAGCTGAAGTCATTTTTTGAAACACTAGGAGTGAAGCTACTAGAGAGAAAACCGTAAATGCAAGGTATTGAATTTGTTCCTTTCCCTTGAGAAGGAGTACTCCGATGAACCATGCCACAGGAAAAACGACCATTGCCCCACGCGAGTAGGATAAGAAAAAACAAACGCCATATGCTACCAAGGGCAAGCTGAAGAAAAGTGTAGTCAAGACTTTGATTTCTTTTTTTGCCAAATAGACAAGAGCATACAGCCAAAATGCACAGATAATCGTTGCAAATGTATTGGGATATTGGAGTGGCCCTGCTAGCCTTCCCGAAAGGACTATATCCTTAAATACAATCCAATTCCAAAAACCAGCAAGCGAAAAAAAACTAATCCATACGCCCGTTGCGTTAAAAACGATTGGCAGCAGCTTTTCCACTTTATCATTGTGATCGATCTGTCGTAACCAAATTAACATGATAAAAAGAATCACGTAGGTAAACCAACGAAATAAGTTGTCCAAAGCTCCCATGGGAGTTTCTGCACCGAGTAGTGATAATACATGTGTTATTGGAATGAAAAATACAATCAAATAGATTATTTGTCCATATTGTTGGCTTTTCCTGATCATCCATATGGCTGCGATCAAAAATAGTAGAATTTGACTTACTTCGATTAAATAAAAATCAGTATCAAAAAATAATCCTCGCAGATATGGCGTGCATAAAAATAGGAGGGCTAAAGCTGCAAATAGCCCCCATTTCACTAATTGTTGCATTTTAGACCTCCGGCTTGCTTCTTTCCTATTTAGATTCAAGTTCTTTTACTAGGTTAGCGACCTCAACCTTAGTATTCGTTCCCTCAGGAGCAAGATCCAAGTATTTTTTCATACTGGTTACCGCTTCTTGTTTTTTGTTCAATTGCATATACCCGAATCCGATAAAACGGTAAGCTTCAAAATACTTAGGGTCATTCGTGATTTCCGATAATACTTTTACCGACTCTTCAAATTTATTCTGAACAAAGTAGATTTGTCCGAGCTTAAATTTAAGATCTGCAAAATCAGGCTTTACTTGAAGGCCTTTGTTAGCCGTGAGAAGCGCATTATCGAAATCTTGATTTAACATTTGAATTGCTACAATATTGTTGTAGCCTTCGATCATGTCTGGTGACTTTGTAACTGCATTTTGATAATAACTCAGTGCTTTACTGAAGTCATTTTGTTTCCGAGAGATATTACCCAGGTAGTACTCATAGATACCATTTGAAGCGTCAAGCTTTACACATTCCTCAAACGCTGACTTTGCTTCATCCATTTTTTCAGAATTGTAAAGAGCTAATGCAGCATCAAACTTTTCCTTAACAGGATTTGAAGTTTCAGACTTCTTTTCTTGAGCTATAGGTGCAGGTGCTTCGGTTTCCTTTGCACATCCAGTAATAACGGCTAAAGACAATAGGAATACACCCACTAAATGTACGTACTTCATGAACGTTAGGTCCTCCATATTCTAGAAAATACAATACTCAGATACCATTCTATATTAGCACATTCCTATTAATTAGTTGCTGAAAACAAAAAAAAAGAGCCATTACTAGGGCTCCCCAACTCTGAAGATAATAACTATGTTAGTAACTCAGCCAAAACCAAGCCTTCCTTAATTATTACAATGATACAAATTCGCCTTCCCACGATAAATGAAAAATTGATGCACTGATCATTTTACAGAATATATACCACATGAACATGTACTTCAAGAAAAACCAAAAAGGTTGCCGAGAAATTCTCGACAACCTTCTCCCCATAGAGGGGTTCTTGCACAGCTATTAGCGGTTGCTTACAGAACCGTCTTTAACTGCATTGTTTTTCTTATCTACAATGTTAGCACCTTGGAAAGTAACATTGATTTGATCGTTCACAGTCAAGGAGTTTGCATTGTATACTGCAACAGTTACAGACTTGTTGTCAGAATTCACTTTAAACGGTGTAGTATCTGCAAGTTTTGTTGTTGCTCCGTTAACTTTAACAGTTACACCTGTAACAGCTCCTTGTGGCAAGGAGATTTCTTCAGAGAAGTTGATTACGAAGTTGGAGGAATCAACCAAAGCTACAGAAGACGCTACTGGTTTCACGTTCTCATCCAAGTTTACTACGTCAGTATCTTCGCCAGCTTTCAAAGTGTTACCATCAACGTCTACTACATTAGCAACTTTCAACAGGCGATTACCAGAAGCACTAATGAAACCTTCTGGCAATTCGATAACCACTTTATCTTTAGAGCCATCGAAGTACAAGTTAGAAGTGCTTGGGTTCAGTGCAACTCCATCCAAGGAATAGTTGCCTGCAACCAGAGCAGAAGAAGCCATTTGTTTGTTAAATTTAACAACCAATTTACCTGGTACTCCTTGCTCTTGGTTAGTTTCTTCATCTACTACTTCAACAACAGCAGAAGATTCGGAAGAACCAGTTACAGTCAAAGTAAATTTAGTATCAGCAGTAGTTGCGTTAGGTACTTTATCTTGTACTTTGCCTGCACCGATTGTTACTTCATATTTACCTGGTTTCAGCTTACCATTTTCAACCAAAGCTACGTCAGAAACTGGGAGAACTAGGTAGTTCTCATCATCACCATCAATTATTCCGTTGTTGTTTGCATCGTAAGAGCTAACAACTCCAGTCAATCCTACAGATGGTTTGTTTGTTACAA from the Brevibacillus brevis genome contains:
- a CDS encoding Gfo/Idh/MocA family protein; protein product: MIHFAIVGCGHISKKHIEAIENVENAKLVTVCDTSVERLQETCEKYQVNGYKDLGEMLDNQPEIDVVCICVPSGLHAKLAIQAANAKKHLIVEKPIALTIQDAETIVQACKDNGVKLSVVHPNRFRPAIMALKKAMTTGQFGKISHANATLRWNRNQAYYDQAAWRGTKEMDGGVLMNQAIHNLDLLLWLMGPVEEVQGYSATRLRNIEAEDVAAATVRFQNGALGIIEAAATIFPKNFEESLSIFGESGTAVVSGTTANWIKHWEFESLPKQHAEALIQEVEHDPYGTPGQEEIIRDMVDAIRSDRDPVVSGVDGLEALKLVLAIYKSAELGKPVKLNEIVEEENRQYEYNHS
- a CDS encoding O-antigen ligase family protein; this translates as MQQLVKWGLFAALALLFLCTPYLRGLFFDTDFYLIEVSQILLFLIAAIWMIRKSQQYGQIIYLIVFFIPITHVLSLLGAETPMGALDNLFRWFTYVILFIMLIWLRQIDHNDKVEKLLPIVFNATGVWISFFSLAGFWNWIVFKDIVLSGRLAGPLQYPNTFATIICAFWLYALVYLAKKEIKVLTTLFFSLPLVAYGVCFFLSYSRGAMVVFPVAWFIGVLLLKGKEQIQYLAFTVFSLVASLLVFQKMTSAGSENVDDAALLAFVVASIIVMVLVLLTQRIIKNSSYLKETKKPLIRFVLPGFILLVGLLTLLDFKNQGLLYQAMPESLQQRITDINLGTSSVLGRTNMYMDAFAVSKEAPVFGFGGEGWRVVYPAYQELPYYSNEVHNGYLEILLNTGWLGLIVFIGVICFLVGKILIRIKKEQEENSDSTIAVASLVSLSIILMHAFIDFDFSFGTVWFIVFWLIAIAVPLQSKDMKPAFQYSRFLIAFIAVCVGIVGVYSGRILFAQNNISALASEVDVEAAQPILEKAVKLNPYHTEYAMNLAKVYATKYTQSQQSEWKSKAEATLNRIEQLEPKASEVLYKIGNVYLFMNDWVKADQYFQKAWEQDHFNVHFYDASIQVNAQVASQLAKQNQKDQATVLARKASDKYKDYVSRIEPFKAEAIPDKRPLDLNAYTYFYLGQANIILGNYADSLEQLKLVTDPSITLEVQALIIIAYEKLGQNSVAIELTQKLQAQSPNYKQLLDDYRAMLIE
- a CDS encoding DegT/DnrJ/EryC1/StrS family aminotransferase — encoded protein: MNTTTHKVPLLDLVKQYRSIEAEIKAAVDDVLSSGNYIMGKHVADFEQKMADYCNVKCAIGVANGTDALLLVLDALGIGPGDEVITTPFTFFASAEVVSQLGAKPVFIDIDPKTYNFDVSKLEAAITPNTKAIIPVHIFGQPVDMDEVLALAKKYNLYVVEDACQAIGSKYKEQEIGSLGVAGCFSFFPTKNLGGYGDGGMIVTNDEELAKKIKILRAHGSNPKYYHSMIGYNSRLDSLQAAMLNVKLAYIDQWNAARRQKAAVYNEALKDLPIQVPFEKENRYAVYHLYIIQTDLRDELMAFLQEKGISSGVYYPVPLHLQEVYKDLGYDRESLIESEKAAKGTMALPLYPEMTEEEQQYVISVVREFFEMRGATS
- a CDS encoding tetratricopeptide repeat protein translates to MKYVHLVGVFLLSLAVITGCAKETEAPAPIAQEKKSETSNPVKEKFDAALALYNSEKMDEAKSAFEECVKLDASNGIYEYYLGNISRKQNDFSKALSYYQNAVTKSPDMIEGYNNIVAIQMLNQDFDNALLTANKGLQVKPDFADLKFKLGQIYFVQNKFEESVKVLSEITNDPKYFEAYRFIGFGYMQLNKKQEAVTSMKKYLDLAPEGTNTKVEVANLVKELESK